The Fluviispira sanaruensis sequence TAAAGATCATGTAAAAAGAACTGTGCCTGCGCAAAAGAAACAAGCGAAAGACCAAAACTGACAGATTGATTTAAGTGCTCGGCTAATTTTTCATAATCGAGCACTAAGTTTGATTCAGTACCGGATAAAAAAGGCAGTATTTTATTGACCACTGCATAGGCTCCATTCTTATGGGATAGCTGACAATCTTCACGCAATAAATAAAAATTATATAGATTTTCGATTAAAGGAAGATTGATAAAACCAGGAGATATATATTTTTTTCCTTGGCTTGCAAGGGAAAGACAAAAAACATCTCGATTGGAGCTTTGCACAAAGTACTTTTTAATATTTTTTGGCAATGAATTTATAATAATTTTATTTTTCTCAACTAAAGATTTTGCAATAAAAAGTCCTCTGCCTGATTTTAAGCGAAAAGATTTATAAAGATTATTAATATAATCTTTGTTTTTTTGTGTCAGAGCACTATTTTTAAAATCTCCGTTAGAATGTGCACTTATTTTTTGCAGTGATTGATATGTTTGCCAATACGGTTGAGAAAAAGAGATGTATAAACCGGTTTCAGCAGACTCGGCAAAGGCATTTTGCGCAAGGCTGAGAGCACTTATGATATGTTGATTATTAAGTGAAATATAATTTAATTTATGAGATATCAAGGAAAGATCTCGCAGTTTATTTTCTCTCTCTTTATTGATATTTGAAAATGCACGATAAAAAGATTCAGATATAAAAAGAAAAAAAAGAGCACAGAGCATAGCTAAAATAAGAAAAATCAGTCCACTGACTAAAGCCTGACCTGACTCGCACGAAGCTTTAAGATTATTCATCAATTTTCCTTTTTTTCTTTAAATATATATTGAGAAAGATCAACTTCTCGAATAAATTCCATTGTTTCTTGTGTGATATTCTCTTCTAGACCATAAATACTCACTGGCATAGCCAGACCCTTTTCAAAGATTTGTGTGGATGCAGGCCACGGAACATATGTGGAAACGCGCACACGATACCAGTAAATTGGATTGTACGTTTTTGCTCCGGCAAAATGGCCAAGACAATTTCTCTTTGCTTGAGATCTTCGCCCAACTTGCATAGAAGGATTAAAAAAACTTGAAAATAAAACAGGCAAGCAGGTCGTAACCTTTAAATAAACACCTTCGGGATGGCTTAAATTACTAAAAACAAATTGGAGAGAAATAGTATAATTATGGTGTGGAATAGAATAAATCCATTTATTTTCAGCATTCAATTCTTTCTCAAATGAAATAAAAGAAGTAGGAAAAAGCTTAAGGGTATGCTGCAGTTGTTTTTTAATTTTATCATCATAAACTATACTCTTAAAAGAAGAAAGAGAATGCTTTTGCGGGATAGACCCATTGCGCTTAAGTGCAAGTTCACTGTGCGAAATTTGTAAAGCAATGTCAGACACTGCAGCTTTAAACACCGCTTTAAATGCGAGTAGACGCACGATTTCAATCAGAGCAAATGCACTTATAGCTAAAATAACTTGCGTGATGAGAGATTCGACTAAAACCTGCCCCGCTGAAGAGGTCCAATCTATTTTTTTGCTCACTTTATCCATCACTCTCTCTTTGCTTTTTTTAATTTTAAAAAAAAGTTAATGTCTGGCTCAGGCTCTATTTTTTTCACTTTTATAACTTGTTCTTTAATTTTCTTTAACTTATTATTCTCTGTAATCTCGTTGCTTAGAGCAATACCCATTTTTTGTCTGGAGAGCAGATTAGGTTCAGTTCTAATTTCATGTTGAGCTTTGCGCAGAATATCTTTATAGACTGCATAAATATTCTTTTTTAACTGATATTTATAAGTATATGATTCATTCTCAAGAGAAAGAAATTGCTTTTGCTGGAGCGCAATAATAAAAAACAAAAACAGCAATAAAAACCTCCAATTTTTAAATATTTTTTTAACAATAATTTGAATAATACAAAATAAAACCCCATTATTTATTTGGTTTTCAAGAAATTGAAATAAACTATCCGTTAGCATTAAAAATAATTTTTCACCCTTAACATTTGTCGATAAAAGAGATATTTTCTCTTCTAAATCAATAAATACGTAAAAGTCTTTTTGAAACAAAAAAACTTCATTTGTCTCTACCAAAACCTTTTTCTCACTTTCGATCACAAGAAATGTCCCAGCAGAAGCTTTGTTAAACGTAAGAATGTCCTGAGCTTCATCCAGAGAAAAATATTGATTATTTTTAACATCGAAAAGAATTTTTTTATCGCTCAAAAATTTTCTCCTGAATTTTCCATGATATATTCACAATAATTTGGAAAATATTGCGCATATTTTTTTAACTCGAGAATAGAAAAAAGAAAAAAATGATCTTTCCTTTTCTGAGATATTAACTTATTCGATTCTAACAACAACAATTCATCTCGTTCACTTATTGCAAAAACGCGCAATCCCATATCTTGACAATTTTCAATTGGCTTTTTAATTGAGCTAACATTTCCTTGGATAGAAATAACTGAAGAATAAGGAAGAGCAATAAAACCGCTATAACTATCATCAGTATGGGCTTGTGTTGTTAAAGGAATCACTTTGAAGTCCCAAATCCCGCGGATTTGGGGGATTTTATCGTTTAAAAAAGAGTGTTTTTTGAGCGATATTTTTTGTGACGTTTTATTTTTTATAAAATGATTTTTCCATGTTAAAAAATCATGTTGGTTCTGATTATAATTAACGACTGAAGTTTCTTTTTGGTTACTAACATCGAAAAGAATAATAAATACGATCATCCAAGTAAAAATTTTAATAAAATAATTGCTATCTAAAAACTTCCGAACACTCTTATAAATCAAAAATATAATATAGAAAAAGAAATAAATAATTTCTTTAAAAATGTTATTTTTAAAGACAAATCTATAATCTAGAACCTGAGTTGACTTTAATGGCAGTTCATTTAAAAAAATAAAATATCTTTTATTACAGGTAAATATTTTATCTTCTATTTGATAAATAATAAAACCTCTTATAAAAATTATTTCTTTATAATTACAAAAACTAAATTGAAAAATTCCACTTTCTCTTTCAAAGATTAAATACATTGCAACCTCAATCTAATAAACTTCCACTTAGATTTTTCCCAAAATCTTTCGCTTTCATATTCATAAAATTTTTAATTTCATTGTTTTCAGCTTGTAAATCGCTACGAATAGCTGAGACTGCTATCCACAGTTCAGATTCCTCATCGTGAAATTTTCTACTTTTGAAAAGCTCACCTAAAATAGGAATACTGCCCAAAAATGGATATTTTTCTATATTTTTTGAGTTTTTTGCTTGTACTAATCCGCTTAAAAGGGCTAGATTGTTGTCTTTCAAAATAATATTGGTATTTAATTTTCGCTTGATAAAACCAGGGATGTTTTGACTGGCATAGAGTTGAGAAACATCGCTCACTTCTAAATCGAGTTTTAACCAAATACTTCCATCCGATTGCACACGCGGAAGTACATTAAATATAATTCCAAAAGGTTTAAAACTCACCGACGAGTTGTAACTGTTCCCAGAGTTTTGAGCGGTTACAATAGGAACTTCACCCCCTGCTAGGAATGAAGCTTTTTCACCTGAGCGTGAAAGCACAACAGGTTGGGCGAGATTGCGCACAAATGATCTCTCTTCCAAAGCTTTTACTAAGAAATTCAACGGTGCAATTTGCAGAATAGGTTCACGGATAGGAGCACTTATAAGTGAAGAAGCAAAGTTTAATGAAGTTGATATAGGTGCTTGCATACCAGGAGACTGAATACCGCCCCCAATTCCTTCTTTTTTTCCAACTTCTAAAAATTCGAAATTGATTTGAACGACACTGCTTTCTCCTGAAAAGTGACTGGTGGCATCGATTAAATTGGGCAAGAGTGCATTTAAATAATCCCATGCTCTATGTTTACCAATTGGAGATGAAGGCACACCTGTGAGAGTAAATACTCCTCCTTTATTTATAATATATAAACTTTTTTCTCCTAACATCTTTAAATCTGATTGGAGGGAATGCAGAACTCCTAATTCAATCTGAGTTGATATTTGATACGTTGGAAAAAATAATTTGCCATGCATGCCAACTGCTTTTGCAACCGAACGAAAATCTTCAAACTTTTTGATCTTCCCTAGCAAAATAATACGTCCATTTTTAATGAATACTTTAAGTCCAGCTATTTTTTTTAAATGAGTCGTCAAATAACTCAAAGGCAGTGAGTGCTCTTGATTCTGATTCTCAGTTGTTTCAGAATATCTTCCTTCTACAATATTCTTGCCAACTTGTACCTGCCAAAGCTTTTCATTTCCACCTTCATATTGAATAGAAAGAGTCGCTTGCCCATTTTGCTTGGGTATAATTTTAATTGAATTTGTTAGACCTATTCTTTGAATGTCAAAAACATCCGGATCCGAAATTTGAATACTTTGTGGAGCAGAAAAGAGCTGTATAACTTTTGTTTTTCCCAATTTTATGTTTAAATTTTCTGCAGAATAAGCAGATAAAGATATTATTAATATAATAAAAGTTAAAATAGAAATAACCATTTTGCTCAAATAATAAATTATTTTTGCTTTGTTATTTTTAATAATTTTAATTCCATTTGGAATATTCTCTATAGAAACTTTTGTGATGAGATCAGGATGAACTTCCAATGTATAAAAACTTTTTCTTGGCACAATAAATATAAAATTTTTTTCGATAATTATTGGTTTGCACAGTAATTTTCTGTGCCTGTCTAAACAGAAAATAGCAATAGAGAAAGACATTCCAAAAGTATGAAAAATTCGTTTTTTCCTATAAAGCAAACCTTCATCGAGAGGCAGTGTGAGGTGATTTAATAATCCAGTCATCGCTGCTTGCAGTCCACACGGAGATTTCAGTTTTACTGGAAATCCATCGAGATTAAGTTCAAATGTATTAAATTTATCATGAAGTTTTATCACACTGGCCCCTCTCATCTCTGTTCCATCTGATCGTGTTTATGCTCAGAAATTTTTCATTTGCCAAATGACACTCTGCTGATTTTTTATTCGATGAATAAGTTCAATTTATTAGATAAATTAAAAACAAATCTTACATTACAAATATTCAATTATTGATTTCAAAGATTTAGATAAGTTACAAAATCTGTATTCTGTTCGCAAAAGAATCACTAAATGAAATTGTGATTAAAATTTTTATCAAGAAAGGATTAATCCTCATGTCACACATATTTTTTAAAGAGGAAAAGGGCCAAGGCCTAACAGAATATGCCATCATTTTGAGTCTGATCGCAGTCGCTTCAATCGCTGCAACTGCATTTTTTGGTGGCGCTATAAAAGCAAAAATTGCCGCACTTGCAGGTGCTATCTCCGGACAAGATAGCAAAATAGTCAACGAAGCTGAAAAAAAAGCAAATTCTGCTGCTGAAAAAGCACAAAAAAATGCTTCCACAGTGACAGGCAACACATCCATAAAAAAAGATGAAGATATTTTTGACAAAGAAGCTTTATAGTTTGTAAATATATATATTATTAGAAAATTTTTATGAAAACTACAAATTTAAATTGGAATACGCACAAAGAAAATGAAAAAACAGAAAATAAAAAATCACCGCAAAAAAATTGTTTTTATTTAACTCTTTTTTTATCAATATTAGTTACATTTATTCAATATATACTCTTTGCAAACCTTTTTCAAAGAGATGAAGACATACCAAAGCGGAATCGCTATGCCGTTGCGGTTGCTCAGAAAAATATTTACAAAAATCAAAAAGCAAATGAAAAAGATATAAAATTTATTTATTTGGATATAGGAGAAACAAAAGAGCAATATATTTTAAATTCTGAATTTGATCAATTCCGTGAAAAGAAACTATTAATTGATATTAACGAAAATATCCCTCTATTTAAGAATAATTTTTCTTCCACGCTCATTGAGAATCATTTGCCAGAAAAAATTCCATTTGGCAAAAGATTTTTTGTTCTAGATGTAGAAATTAGCCCTATATTATCCCACATTCAAATTGGTGATCGCATTGACATCATTGCCCATTTACAAATTCCTCAAATTGGCCGCGCAACAGAAACAATCTTAGATGGAATCGAAATTATCGGAATAGGCGACCGATTAAATAAATCCAACAACCAAATCCCAAGTCATTCCCTTAGCTTTTATCTCTCTCCAGATGAAGTGAAAATTCTTAGTTTTATGAAACAGTATTCACAATTTTCAATCTCATTGCGGAATCCAAATGATTTTAAGAATAAAAAAAGCTCCGCGGTAACATTTAATAAATTTCTCGAAGATCCAAGAATCAAAAAGATTATTAAAGAGGATACTTTTCAAATAATACATGGAGAACAAGTTCGATGAACTGGAAAATAATAAATCATTTTGAAAATAAAATTGCTCAAATTGAGGATAAAACGATTCTAACCATTGGCAATAATGAAAATTGCGATATTATCATTCCAAATTCCGCAAAAATTAAAATCTACTGCCAAGTATTGCTCCACGATGGTTTCATTTTCGAAATCAGGGAAGAAAAAGTAAATACATTCTTTTTAAAGAAAAATTTAACTTTTTTCTCACAGAAAATTGATTTTTTCTATGAAAAAAATGACAATTTTTTCCTCCAAAGCCTACTTGATAAAGATTTAAATAAATCATGTTTCAATCTCTTTTTATTTTCAGCAAATAAAAATGCAAGTATTGATATCTTATTTCCAACTAATGAAAATAAGATATCAATCACTGCAGAAGAAATGAAACAATTTATTAAAAATCCTTATCTAATAGACCTTATTTATCAACAAATAACTCATATATTTTCGCTTGAACTCTTTAAAAATACTTTAGCAGAAGTACAAAACCAACTTTCACAAATTTCAATTATACAATTAGAAACAAAAACTTATCATTACTTTGATATCGTAGAAACTGCGTGTTCCTATTTAGATACAATCTTTTGGGAAAATCATAGTGTTTTTTCTGAAGAAAATATTTATTTATTTAAAAAAATAATATGGTGTGTTTGTGCGCAAATTGTCGACTATGGAATTATAACCCTTCCCCTCTATGATGAAGGAATTTCTGAAATCTTAATCAACAATGCAAAAAAAGTGTATTTTGAAAGTAAAGGTCAACTAAAAATATCACCTCTCATATTCAGCTCTAACAACTCTCTCATGACGCTCATTGAAAGAATATGCACTTCAGTAGGGCGAAAAATCGACGAAAGCACCCCTTATTGCGATGCACGCTTACCAAATGGCGCACGGGTGCATGCCATCATACCTCCATTATCTTTAAACGGTCCCTGTCTCACAATTCGAAAATTTCCAAGATATTCTATTGATATGGATTATCTAGTTAAAAATTCATCTTTGACAAAGCAAATGGCTGATCTTTTAAAAGAGATTGTGCAGAATAAGAAAAATATTTTGATCTCTGGGGGAACCGGGACGGGCAAAACAACTTTTTTAAACTGTTTAAGCTCTTTTATTGGAAAGGATGAACGCGTCATTACAATCGAAGATTCTGCAGAACTACAATTGCAGCAACCTCATGTCATCCGCCTCGAAACACGCAGCGCAAACAGTGAAAAAATGGGGAAAGTGACAATGAGGGAACTGCTAAAAAATGCTTTGCGCATGCGCCCGGATCGTATTGTTATCGGTGAATGCCGCGGCGAAGAAGCATTAGATATGCTGCAGGCAATGAATACTGGTCATGATGGGAGTATGACGACGATTCACTCGAACTCTGCAAAAGATGCTTTGAGCCGGCTCGAAACACTCGTCATGTATGCTTCGCAAAACCTCCCCTCTGCCGCCATTCGCGAACAGATGAGCACAGCTATTCATTTTATCATTCAATTGACTCGGTGTGCGAATGGTTTGCGCTGTGTAGAATCTATTCATTCTATTATTACTCTTTGCGAACTAACAAAATCTATTAAAACCCAGTGTATATATGAACTCGATTGAGATAAGAATATTATTTGCTGTTGTACTCCTTATCATAAATTATCTAATAATAGTTTATAATCAATTACGGTTTAAAAAATTATATTTATGTATATTTCCTATTGCACTTATTATTATTCCTTGCGCACTGAGCATTTTCAAATTTATCCATTTAAAAATTAAACTCAAGCAGGAAGAGAAGCACTTGCTTTCAGAAATCCCAGCTCTCATTGACTCGCTTCACTCCTATTTAAAAGCAGGAATTCATATTTCGGAAGCAATTTTATTCGTTGCAAAAAAACCCTATTGGAGCCCGACAATTAAGAGAAATTTATTTGTTATATGCAGCTCTTACCAGCAAGGTCTTTCTTTTCAAGAGTCTATTAAGAAAGCAATGGATTTGAAAAGCACAGTGCGTCACAATAAACATATTCAATATATCTTAGCGGCCATTCAAATAGGCCACCAAAGCGGTACAAAAATATGCTCTATTTTAGAAAATGCCAAAGCTAAAACCATGACTAGTATTAAAATTGAAGAAAAAATAAAAGTATTAACTGCTCAAATGAAATTTCAAGCGATCATCATATCATCTATCCCATCAATATTATTTATTGTAATTTACTTTATTTCTCCAGAACATATTCTTTTCTTTTTTTACAACATAATTGGCAATGTCCTATTATTTATTTGCATTATTTTTAATTTATTAGGCATCATTATTCTAAAAAGGATCACTAAAATTGTTTGAGAGTATTTTTATCATTACTTCTATACTTATAAATTTAATTTTATTTTATTTAATTATAAAATATAAAAAATTATTAAATCGTTTGAATAAACAAAATTTTAATAGATTTTTAACAGAAAAAAGCAAATTAAAAATTCTAAATTTTTTCAAATGTATTTACCAAAATAAGAGTACTTTTTCTAATTATGCTCTTACAGATTTTTTGGATACCTTTGTATTAAACTTACACGCGGGATTAAACACATTTAAAGCTTTCGAGCGCGCAAGTTTTTCAATCACAGATCAAAATTTACAGATATATTGCAAAAATATTTTAAAAAAATATTATTTAGGCTCTTCATTTCTCGAAGCTTTGCAAACTGTTCGGAAAGCAGAAAGCAACTGCGATTTACAAGAAGCTATTGAAAGCATTACTCTTTCACTCTTACTTGGAACCTCACTCGCAGAAAATTTAGCTCAACTCAGCAATCAGCTCAAAGCAAAAGCAAACACAGAGCTCGAAAAGTTAGCAAGTGAAGCATCTGTAAAAATGATCTTTCCACTGGTTTTCTTTATTTTTCCAGTTATATTTATTTTATTAGGAAGTGCATCAATTGAAGATTTTATAATATCATTTAACAACTGACTCTTGTTTATAAAGGAAGGTTATGGAAAATATAGAAAACACGACTCATGATAAACTGAAAGCACTCCAGAAAATCAGTTCTGAGAATATATCGACCGAGGCATTTCTTGAATTTTATTTTATCGACACTATCAATTTATGGCGTAATAAGCTGGGAGAAATCGCTAAAGATTATGAATTGAGTCGTCTTGAACGGAGAATCCTCGTTTATATTGGACGATACCCAGGTATTCGCCAAGCGGATCTTGCATTTGTAATGGACGTTGAACCACAAAGTCTCACACGCTCACTTGAAAACATGGAGAATAAAAAATGGCTCGATAAGCACGACGATAATCATGACAAGCGAGCAAAGAGCTTAAAGCTTACTTATTTGGGCGAGAAAAAACTAAATGATGCTCTACAAGTAAGTGAAATGATTAGACCTAAAGTCCTAAAAGATATTACGGAACAAGAGAAAGCCTTATTAGCAAATGTTCTTAAAACTATAAGAAAAAATCTTGAAGGGATTCTTTAAGAGCAAATAAAAAAGCTAATTAATTTAAATATTAAAAGTGCAATCTATTTTGCTCCAAAACAACCAATGCCGCACCTATTGCTCCCGAAGAATCTCCCATCCGATGCTTGTACACTGTGACAGGATTATCAGGTAAATAAGTATTTTCACCTATCTTAGCTTCAATACCTTCATAAATAATATCCTGCAGACTCAATCCACCACCAAAAACAAAATAATGCGGATCTAGCATACAGGTGAGAGTTCCTAAAAAGCTTGCCAAATCTTTTTTATATTGCTTGACCACGGCTAAAGCAATTGGATCTTGTGTTTTATAGAGCTCAAAAATTTCTTGAGCAGAAGGACGCTTTTCAATTTGTGAGTAAATACGTGAATTTAATGAAGCCTCGAGCGCTGGTCCACACAGATATTGCTCAGCACATCCTCTACGACCGCAATAACATGGATAGCCTTCTGAGTAGAGGGTCATGTGACCAATCTCGCCAGCGCCTCCACGTTTTCCAGTGACAGCACGCCCATTTACAATTAATCCACCACCAAAACCAGAACCTAAAATAAGTCCCATAGAAACTTGTTTGCTCACAGGTATTTTAGTCTTTTTAAAGTGTTCAATTCCTGCTCCACAGAGTGTTTCTGCTAAAGCAAAACAATTGGCATCGTTTTCAGATAGTATAGGAAAAGAGACATTGAGTTTAATGCGTAGATCTTTTTGTAGATTGTGACCAACTAAAATCATTGTATTACTAGAAGTAACGAGTTCTGAAATGGGATCCACAGGGCCAGGTACGCTCAAACCGATTCCTGCTAAAGAATGAAGATCTAAATTTCTTTCAGCGCAGACTTCGTTGGCAAGTTGAGACATTTTATCAATGACTTGTTCATATCCATTGTGCCTTTCTGTTAGCACTCTTTTTTTATAAAGCACAAAACCAGGAACAATTTCACCCGTTGATTTTTGAAACTCAAAAGAAGAGAGATAGCTTTCTTCTTTTTTCATTATACCAAAATGTAGAAGCATTGCTTCAATTTTTGTACCACCTATATCGAATCCAATAAGATACATAATATGCTCTCCAACAGAACCAACAAAAATCTGTGTTCCTACCTTGCCATATTTATAACCGTCATATCAACATTCATTTAACATTTATTGATTTTTAGCTAACACATTGATTTGTATATATGACATTTATTTGTTATTTTGAGTAATATTCATGCAAATTATCAATTTCGATATTCATAAGTTTAATTTCTTGAAATAACCTTTCCAAAAGAGATCGTAATTTAATTTCTTCAAATGAGATTTTACGACCTTTGCTGTTATAAAGATCCTTAGTGATTTTCACTTCAACGCTTTGAAAGTCCCATTGGGCTAAGGAATTTAATCTTAATTCTAATGCATTTTCTTTCGACATTGGAACGCGTAATACGGATTCATTGAAATAATTTTGGATAGCTTGCAATTGTTCTTTTACATAACGAAATGAATCCATTCTTTTTTCTAACGATCCAACTCTAAGAGCATTTAAAACCGTTAATAATGAATAATGAATTCTTTCTTGACTCAAAATAAATGCTTCGTATTCCTTTGAAGGGAAATTTCTTTTACCTATTTCATAATATATTTCAAGTATCCGATTGCGCGCCATTTGATTTTGTGTTGCAGACAATACTTTTTGTGCATAAATATCTTCGTATGTTTTTTTCCCATCAATCCATTCAATAATATATTGAAACAATATATCTTTATCTCTAACAATATTTTTAAGGTCAGTATGAAAACTTTTCTTCGCAAAATTTGGCCAGAGAAAAAAAGAACCTAAAGTACCTAGCAATGCACCAACTGCGACATCCTCAATTCGTAAAATAGCAAATGATATTCCGTTGGGATGGGCTGTTACGTAAAGCATCATAAGGGCAAAAGTAAAGAAAAAAATTGAATATGTATAGGATTGAACAGTATTTACAGTATTATAAATTGCAAATACAACAGAAAGTAGAATTAATAATATATAAATATTCATATCATTTGGAAATAGAAGTACAATAAAATAAGCCAAAATACAACCAAGTATTGTTCCAATAAGTCTTTGTTTTGCCTTAATTACTGTTGCGCCAAAATTGGCTTGTAAACAAACGAGAGATGTGATAAGAATCCAACCTGGAAACTCGGTTTTCAAGAAAAACTCATCAAGAATAACTGCTATGACACAGATCACTCCCGCTCTCCAAGCTTGTCGCACTTCCATAATTTCAAAATCGATCATCGTTTTGAAAAAAGTTTTCAAATTTTTAAAATATAAATCTCGAAGCATCTCTTCACTCATTTCGACATAGAAATTTGAGTTCAGCATTTAGCAAACTAATATTATCTTTTAATTGCAAACCTACAGCCAAGATATCTGTAAAAAATTCGTCATTGACAAATTCTTCGTGACTTGCTTCAATTTTACTAAATTCATTCTTAGCATCGTTAAATAAATTTTCATATATTTCCTTTATATCATCAATACCAATATCCTTATTGTAAACTAAAAAGTTTAATAGTGATTTATTGATCCTTTTAATTGAATAAAAAATGTTTCGCACCTGACTTTCATATTTTAAAGGAACATTTAAAGCTCTCAGTTTAATACTAATACCAATTGTTGTTTCTATAAATCGTTCTTCTAATGTCGCTAAAGCATAAAATATAAAAATTTTTTCATTTAATTGAGCACTTTTTTTTCTTTGTATATCAATCTCTTTTAGCATTATTCTTAAACTTTGAATTCGTAAAAATATTTTTTGTCGCCTCATAGTCAAATAATTTGCAGATTCGTCTGACTTATTAAACGTATAGTTCTCAACAGACTCAATATAAAAAGACATTTCTCTTAAAATTGATCGCATTTCAAATAAACATTCTTTTTTAAGCCGAGGTCTAAATAAAATCGCACTGATAAAAAATGATATTATGAATGCTATCGTATTCATAATGGCATGTTCTTTTGTGACTTTAAAATTGTACTGAGAAAATAGGGAATATTGAGGAATAACAAAGATCCATATCGAATAAACGGAAGGGATCTTATAATAAGAAAAAACATGAATAAAAAAAGCTAAAAAAAACGAGAAAAAAGCTATAGATAAATAAGTCATTGAATAAGGGAAAGCGATAAAAATAAGAGCAGTTGAAAATAAATACGCTAACAACATATTAAATTCTATGCGCCAATAAGGACAGCGAGTACATGCTTGGGTTAAACCCAATGCGCATAATCCCATAAAAATGAGTTCTTGATTCCGCGTAAAATAATAAATAGCGAAAACACTCAAGATTGCTAAAGAACTTCTTACACCTTGAATAAAAGATCGATAATCTCTTTCCCAAGCAAGTAAGAATTGTTGATAAATTGCTTTTTTATTCATCCAATTGAGTTAACCACTCCATTATCAGTTTCATTTCACGCCCAGTAATCAAATTTTTACCATACGCAATATCAAAAATATCTGTCGTCTTAAACAAACTGTGTAACGAAACATTTGCTAAAGTGAATTTCTCTATCATTTTTTTCAAACTGTGCTGCGATAAGCTGACCGCTGTTAAAATTTGAAAACCATCATTACGCACATGCTCACAGGCTTGCAAGATACTTCCCCCTGTCGTTACCATGTCATCTACTACAATGACATGCGCCTCACTTGGAAT is a genomic window containing:
- a CDS encoding type II secretion system F family protein, which gives rise to MFESIFIITSILINLILFYLIIKYKKLLNRLNKQNFNRFLTEKSKLKILNFFKCIYQNKSTFSNYALTDFLDTFVLNLHAGLNTFKAFERASFSITDQNLQIYCKNILKKYYLGSSFLEALQTVRKAESNCDLQEAIESITLSLLLGTSLAENLAQLSNQLKAKANTELEKLASEASVKMIFPLVFFIFPVIFILLGSASIEDFIISFNN
- a CDS encoding MarR family winged helix-turn-helix transcriptional regulator, yielding MENIENTTHDKLKALQKISSENISTEAFLEFYFIDTINLWRNKLGEIAKDYELSRLERRILVYIGRYPGIRQADLAFVMDVEPQSLTRSLENMENKKWLDKHDDNHDKRAKSLKLTYLGEKKLNDALQVSEMIRPKVLKDITEQEKALLANVLKTIRKNLEGIL
- a CDS encoding pilus assembly protein N-terminal domain-containing protein, with the translated sequence MIKLHDKFNTFELNLDGFPVKLKSPCGLQAAMTGLLNHLTLPLDEGLLYRKKRIFHTFGMSFSIAIFCLDRHRKLLCKPIIIEKNFIFIVPRKSFYTLEVHPDLITKVSIENIPNGIKIIKNNKAKIIYYLSKMVISILTFIILIISLSAYSAENLNIKLGKTKVIQLFSAPQSIQISDPDVFDIQRIGLTNSIKIIPKQNGQATLSIQYEGGNEKLWQVQVGKNIVEGRYSETTENQNQEHSLPLSYLTTHLKKIAGLKVFIKNGRIILLGKIKKFEDFRSVAKAVGMHGKLFFPTYQISTQIELGVLHSLQSDLKMLGEKSLYIINKGGVFTLTGVPSSPIGKHRAWDYLNALLPNLIDATSHFSGESSVVQINFEFLEVGKKEGIGGGIQSPGMQAPISTSLNFASSLISAPIREPILQIAPLNFLVKALEERSFVRNLAQPVVLSRSGEKASFLAGGEVPIVTAQNSGNSYNSSVSFKPFGIIFNVLPRVQSDGSIWLKLDLEVSDVSQLYASQNIPGFIKRKLNTNIILKDNNLALLSGLVQAKNSKNIEKYPFLGSIPILGELFKSRKFHDEESELWIAVSAIRSDLQAENNEIKNFMNMKAKDFGKNLSGSLLD
- a CDS encoding type II secretion system F family protein, translated to MLSEIPALIDSLHSYLKAGIHISEAILFVAKKPYWSPTIKRNLFVICSSYQQGLSFQESIKKAMDLKSTVRHNKHIQYILAAIQIGHQSGTKICSILENAKAKTMTSIKIEEKIKVLTAQMKFQAIIISSIPSILFIVIYFISPEHILFFFYNIIGNVLLFICIIFNLLGIIILKRITKIV
- a CDS encoding ROK family protein, whose translation is MYLIGFDIGGTKIEAMLLHFGIMKKEESYLSSFEFQKSTGEIVPGFVLYKKRVLTERHNGYEQVIDKMSQLANEVCAERNLDLHSLAGIGLSVPGPVDPISELVTSSNTMILVGHNLQKDLRIKLNVSFPILSENDANCFALAETLCGAGIEHFKKTKIPVSKQVSMGLILGSGFGGGLIVNGRAVTGKRGGAGEIGHMTLYSEGYPCYCGRRGCAEQYLCGPALEASLNSRIYSQIEKRPSAQEIFELYKTQDPIALAVVKQYKKDLASFLGTLTCMLDPHYFVFGGGLSLQDIIYEGIEAKIGENTYLPDNPVTVYKHRMGDSSGAIGAALVVLEQNRLHF
- a CDS encoding CpaF family protein, coding for MNWKIINHFENKIAQIEDKTILTIGNNENCDIIIPNSAKIKIYCQVLLHDGFIFEIREEKVNTFFLKKNLTFFSQKIDFFYEKNDNFFLQSLLDKDLNKSCFNLFLFSANKNASIDILFPTNENKISITAEEMKQFIKNPYLIDLIYQQITHIFSLELFKNTLAEVQNQLSQISIIQLETKTYHYFDIVETACSYLDTIFWENHSVFSEENIYLFKKIIWCVCAQIVDYGIITLPLYDEGISEILINNAKKVYFESKGQLKISPLIFSSNNSLMTLIERICTSVGRKIDESTPYCDARLPNGARVHAIIPPLSLNGPCLTIRKFPRYSIDMDYLVKNSSLTKQMADLLKEIVQNKKNILISGGTGTGKTTFLNCLSSFIGKDERVITIEDSAELQLQQPHVIRLETRSANSEKMGKVTMRELLKNALRMRPDRIVIGECRGEEALDMLQAMNTGHDGSMTTIHSNSAKDALSRLETLVMYASQNLPSAAIREQMSTAIHFIIQLTRCANGLRCVESIHSIITLCELTKSIKTQCIYELD
- a CDS encoding Flp family type IVb pilin, with the protein product MSHIFFKEEKGQGLTEYAIILSLIAVASIAATAFFGGAIKAKIAALAGAISGQDSKIVNEAEKKANSAAEKAQKNASTVTGNTSIKKDEDIFDKEAL